Genomic window (Thermoproteota archaeon):
GGGGAGTATTTAGGAGTGGGAGCTAGCATGAGGGAGTTGAGAAGGACGAGATCCGGCATCTTCAACGAGAGGGAGAGCGTGACACTTCAAGATCTCTACGAGGCTTACGTCCGGTGGAAGGAGCGAGGAGAGGAGGACCGTCTCCGAGAAGTGGTGCTCCCTCTCGAGGTGGCCGTTGCACACCTACCAAAGATAGTCGTCAAGGACAGTGCGGTCGCCTCTATTACCCACGGTGCTTCCCTGAAGGTCAAAGGAGTGAGTATGCTATCCAAAGACATAAAGAAAGGTGGTTTGGTGGCGATAATGACCCTAAAGGGCGAGCTTGTGGCAATAGGGAGATCAACCATGACCTCTGAAGACATGGTCTCTTCGGAATCGGGTGTGGCTGCCGCTATCGAGAGAGTCATAATGCCTAGGGACCTCTATCCTCCAATGTGGAAGAGGAAGGAGGCCTGACTAGGTGCGCAACTATTAAATCCCCCAATTGTAAAGTTGTTGTACGGAGGTAGCCGGGGTGCCCTAGCCAGGAAGGGGGCTGGCCTGGAGAGCCAGTGGCCCACTGGGCCGCGAGGGTTCAAATCCCTCCCCCGGCGCCACCCGTGTAATTGTCAGCTCCCATCCCCCCATTGGAATCGGAGCCATCTCTCCACTCTCCTCACCTGAACCGCCGGCGGAGCAAAATCTTATATTACACTCAATACCCCAAGTTCCGAAAGAGGGGTGAGGAATTGTCGGAAACTGCGGAGCTAAGGAGGATAGTAAGGCTTCTCAACACGACCCTAGACGGTACTAAGCAGGTGCTCATCTCCCTGACAAATGTCAAGGGAATAAGTTTCGTTCTAGCTAAAGCGATCCTTATGAAGGCTGGTATTCCACCGAACAAGCTTCTCGGAGAGCTTACTGACGAGGAACTGGAGAAGATAGAGGATGTAGTCAACAATCCCGATAAGTACGGCATACCTTGGTGGATGATGAACCGGCAGAGGGACCCGAAGACCAACGAGTCCAGAATCCTGATAGGAGATGACATATCTTGGGTCGTGACCCAAGACATCAATTTGATGAAGAAGATAAGGAGCTGGAAGGGAATAAGACATGAGCTTGGCCTCAAGGTGAGGGGGCAGAGGACCAAGACCACCGGAAGGGTTGGGAGGACCGTAGGGTACCAGAGGAAGAAGTGAGGTGATACCTAATGGGGGATCCGAAGAAGCCGAGGAAGAAATATGAGAGGCCCTACAAGCCCTGGGATAGACGAGTCCTAGAGGAGACAAACAGGCTAGCTGGCTACTACGGGCTGAGGAACAAGAGGGAGCTCTGGAGGATGAGCTATCTTGCTAAGAAGTACAGGAGGATAGCCAGAGAGCTACTGGCGGCTCCAGAGGAGGAGAGGGTGAAGGTCGAGCCCATAATAAGGAGGCTCCAGAAGCTCGGGATAGTCGGGGAGGACGCCACCTTGGATGACCTCCTCGATCTGACGGTCGATCAGTTCTTGGAGAGGAGGCTCCAGACAATTGTCTGGAAGAAGGGCTTCGCGAAAACTCCCTACATGGCGAGGCAGCTGATAACTCACGGTCACATCAGGATCAATGGCAGGAGGATAAAGCAGCCAGGTTACCTGGTAACTCTAGAAGAAGAGGAGACCATAGAATGCACGCATCCCGCGTGTTTAGAGGAGCAGGCTGAGCAGCCTGAGCAGAAGGCCGAATGATGAGGAAGGTGATCTCATGTCTACGCAGAAGAAGGGCAAGATCGGCGTGGCTCACATCTACTCCTCCTTCAACGATACCATAGTCCACATCACCGATATAACCGGTGCAGAGACCTTGGCCAGGTACTCCGGCGGCATGTTCGTCGACGCCGACAGGCTCGAGGGGTCGCCATATGCAGCCCTCAAGGC
Coding sequences:
- a CDS encoding 30S ribosomal protein S4; amino-acid sequence: MGDPKKPRKKYERPYKPWDRRVLEETNRLAGYYGLRNKRELWRMSYLAKKYRRIARELLAAPEEERVKVEPIIRRLQKLGIVGEDATLDDLLDLTVDQFLERRLQTIVWKKGFAKTPYMARQLITHGHIRINGRRIKQPGYLVTLEEEETIECTHPACLEEQAEQPEQKAE
- a CDS encoding 30S ribosomal protein S13, which produces MSETAELRRIVRLLNTTLDGTKQVLISLTNVKGISFVLAKAILMKAGIPPNKLLGELTDEELEKIEDVVNNPDKYGIPWWMMNRQRDPKTNESRILIGDDISWVVTQDINLMKKIRSWKGIRHELGLKVRGQRTKTTGRVGRTVGYQRKK